A genomic segment from Pangasianodon hypophthalmus isolate fPanHyp1 chromosome 25, fPanHyp1.pri, whole genome shotgun sequence encodes:
- the kat14 gene encoding cysteine-rich protein 2-binding protein translates to MDGLEKRGMMGQDEEAMCTSASDGLEEGEVEGETLLIVESEDQASVDLSHDQSGDSLTSDPGEDTEGTWSEDMAFYCEKCRKWIPSAQLHGEQPSYLKGDNFFKFICSDCSDDGKESFERMRLTWQQVVMLAMYNLSLEGTGRQGYFRWKEDICAFISRHWTFLLGSRKKTSTWWSTVAGCLSVGSPTFFRSGAQEFGEPGWWKLVQNRPPTLRPEGDKTSGSSLKAKAASKPPPDPTITVEGLRKRGGRSAVESAMRLKEKRSRTQEAKEIRRAQREAASSVPLRPTGRSFTLERGEVVDFASLSSSDRTSPSPSPSPDFSAPGTPASHSATPSLLSEADLVPDAMPPQALFHDDEELDGDSAIDPGIEYAPPPRGTTATVFARKKQELIKQEPESEDDAEDGRDEGRKEKGERRKDKGEVGPAPAPRYAPLSLYEERMLLRRLEACPQALAVTPQANRLRRKLLVRQAKRERGLPLLDVDQAVSAALSLVGGVYGAQVSTISETGKYRMNSQDLRILDRFQVTSSSRKGFYQSNVSFWHRLMGSDACMDQEIKSPYTSRTLKPYIRRDYETRPLKMSLLAEIRAYPHRNDPSWVPEPESPIDYCYVRPNHIPSVNSMCHDMFWPGVDLSECLQYPDFSVVVLYKKVVIGFGFMVPDVKYNEAYISFLLVHPEWRRAGIATFMIYHLIQTCMGKDVTLHVSASNPAMLLYQKFGFKAEEYILDFYDKYYPVDSKECRHAFFLRLRR, encoded by the exons ATGGACGGACTGGAGAAGCGGGGCATGATGGGACAGGACGAGGAGGCTATGTGCACGTCAGCCTCTGATGGTCTGGAGGAGGGCGAGGTGGAGGGCGAGACTCTGCTCATCGTGGAATCTGAGGACCAGGCGTCCGTGGACCTCTCGCACGACCAGAGCGGCGACTCGCTGACCAGCGACCCGGGCGAGGACACCGAGGGAACCTGGAGCGAGGACATGGCCTTCTACTGCGAAAAGTGCCGCAAGTGGATCCCCTCTG CCCAGCTTCACGGAGAGCAGCCCAGCTACCTGAAAGGAGACAACTTCTTTAAGTTCATCTGCTCCGACTGTTCCGACGACGGCAAGGAGAGCTTCGAAAGGATGCGCCTCACGTGGCAGCAG gtggtgatGCTCGCCATGTATAACCTGTCTTTGGAGGGTACGGGCCGGCAAGGCTACTTCCGCTGGAAAGAGGACATCTGCGCTTTCATCAGCCGACACTGGACATTTCTACTAGGCAGCAG gaAGAAGACGTCAACATGGTGGAGCACAGTGGCGGGTTGTTTGTCTGTAGGAAGCCCGACATTCTTCCGTTCGGGAGCGCAGGAGTTTGGCGAGCCTGGCTGGTGGAAGCTGGTCCAAAACCGACCTCCGACCCTCAGACCAGAGGGAGACAAGACCTCCGGTTCATCCCTCAAGGCCAAAG cCGCATCGAAGCCACCACCAGACCCCACCATTACGGTGGAGGGGCTGCGAAAGCGCGGAGGGCGCAGCGCCGTGGAGAGCGCCATGCGCCTGAAAGAGAAGCGCTCACGCACGCAGGAGGCCAAGGAGATCCGGCGGGCTCAGAGAGAGGCTGCCTCGTCAGTGCCACTCAGACCGACCGGACGCTCCTTCACGCTGGAGAGGGGCGAGGTGGTGGACTTCGCCTCGCTGAGCTCGTCAGACCGAACGTCACCGTCACCATCACCCTCGCCCGATTTCTCCGCTCCCGGCACGCCCGCCTCGCACTCGGCCACGCCCAGCCTGCTCTCGGAGGCAGACCTCGTACCGGATGCCATGCCCCCTCAGGCGCTCTTTCACG ACGACGAAGAGCTGGACGGCGACAGCGCAATCGACCCGGGAATCGAGTACGCACCCCCGCCCAGGGGCACCACAGCCACGGTTTTCGCACGCAAAAAGCAGGAGCTGATTAAGCAGGAGCCGGAGAGCGAGGACGACGCAGAGGACGGCAGAGACGAAGGCAGGAAGGAGAAAGGCGAGCGCAGGAAGGACAAAGGCGAAGTAGGACCGGCGCCCGCGCCCCGCTACGCACCTCTCAGCCTATACGAGGAGCGTATGCTGCTGCGCAGGCTGGAAGCATGTCCCCAAGCGCTGGCTGTCACGCCGCAGGCCAACCGGCTGCGCCGCAAACTCCTGGTGCGACAGGCTAAGCGTGAGCGAGGGCTCCCCCTGCTGGACGTCGACCAGGCTGTCAGCGCCGCCCTCAGCTTGGTCGGGGGGGTGTACGGAGCGCAGGTATCCACAATCAGCGAGACGGGCAAGTACAGGATGAACAGCCAGGATCTGCGCATCCTCGACCGCTTCCAG GTCACGTCATCCAGCAGGAAGGGTTTCTACCAGTCCAACGTCTCCTTCTGGCACAGACTCATGGGCTCCGACGCCTGTATGGACCAAGAAATAAAGAGCCCTTACACGTCTAGAACTCTCAAACCTTATATAAG GAGAGACTACGAGACACGGCCGCTGAAGATGAGCCTGCTGGCCGAGATTCGCGCGTACCCGCACAGGAACGACCCGTCCTGGGTTCCAGAGCCTGAATCACCCATAGACTACTGCTACGTCCGACCAAACCACATCCCCTCCGTCAACTCCATGTGCCATGATATGTTTTGGCCCG GCGTGGACCTGTCCGAGTGCCTTCAGTACCCAGATTTCAGCGTTGTGGTGCTTTATAAGAAAGTGGTGATCGGATTCGGCTTCATGGTGCCTGATGTCAAATATAACGAAGCCTACATCTCCTTCCTGCTGGTGCATCCTGAGTGGAGGAGAGCCGGGATCGCCACCTTCATGATTTACCATCTGATTCAG ACGTGCATGGGGAAGGACGTCACCCTTCACGTTTCCGCCAGCAACCCAGCCATGCTGCTGTACCAGAAGTTCGGCTTTAAGGCCGAGGAATACATCTTGGACTTCTACGATAAATATTACCCGGTGGACAG